The Veillonellaceae bacterium genome contains the following window.
TATTGTCATACGCATATTTCATTATTTTTGAAGTTTCTTCAGTTGTTAAGACTTCAACAAGCACCTCGGGATATTTGTTAGCATGCACCAGCTCATCACGGCTATAGGTTTCATGGATATTTGTGCCAGTATATACCCGGTCTTTACCACAGACCGAAGTTAGGAAATCTATATCTTTTTGATCGATTTTTTTATAATTCATGCATGTTCACTCCTAACAAACAGATTTTGTTGCCGCTGCATTTGCCTTTGCGTCAAGCTGCTGGATTAGTTTGGGAATAATCTCGAACATATCGCCAACTATCGCATAATGGGCAACATTAAAGATAGGAGCATTTTCATCAGTATTAATTGCTACAATATAATCAGACTTGTCCATACCGGCTACAAATTGGATAGCGCCTGCAACGCCGCAGGTAATTATAAGTTTAGGTTTAACGGTACGACCGCTCAACCCTATCTGAAGTCTAGGATCAGCTAAGCCAGCCTCAATCAGCGGTCTAGTCACACCTACCATGCCGCCTAATTTATCGGCAAGTTGTTTAACCATTTCAAGATCTTCGGCTTTTTTAACTGCACTGCCGGCAACAACAATTACCTCAGCATCCTCGATGCTCTTGACTTTTTCTTTCATTCGTACTTCGAGCACTTTTATGCCGGAAGCAAGTTTTTCTTTGGCAATATCACAGACTGTAACTTTACCTTTAGCCTCACAGTCAATTTCCGGAGCGGAAAATACTTTATAACGCACCGTAGCAAACTGCGGCCGGTTGTTCGGAGTATAAATATGCGCCATTATATTACCGCCAAAAGCTGGGCGTATTTGAGCCAAGTCAGTGTTTTCATCAACATCGAGCACCGTGCAGTCAGCTGTAAGACCTGTTCTGAACCGTGCGGCAACCCTTGGGGCAAGCGACCGCCCGATACTGGTAGCGCCAACCAACACAATTGTTGGTTTAATCTTATTAATAAAGTCTTCCATAACAGCAGTGTACGGTTCAATCCGGAAATGTTTAAGCTCAGGATCATCATAAACAAAGACTTCGTCAATACCATAGTTTAATAGTAAGTTGGCTTTATCCTTAATATTGGTACCCATAAATACACAATAAAACGGGTGATTGATTTTTGCCGCCATTTCCTTAGCTTTGCCTACTAACTCGAGCGTAACAGGATGAATGTCGCCCTCTAAATGATCAACATAAACAGCAATGCCGCGCCATTTACCCTTATCAATAGCCGGTGCTTCTTCATCAATTTCGCAGGTAAATACACCTTCAGGACCTTTTTTAACGCAAATTTGACACATTTTACATGCGGCATTAATTGTTAGATACTCATTATCCCATTCCATTGCCCCAAAGGGACAAAGTTTCATTAATTCTTCAGGGCTTGTGACAAGACTTTGGTTTACTACTATTCTGGCCATTTAAGTCCCCCCTAGACAAATTTTAGTTCCTGCAATTTACGGGCTAACTTTTGTGATAGTTCATCTGAACTGCCTCGCCAAGTTTCACGATCGGTATTGGCTTCAGGCGAGAATATTCTTAATACGCGAGTGGGCGAACCGTTTAGGCCATATTTCTTTTCATCCTTGTCAGGAAAATCTTTCAGGCTCAAAATTGGAATTTTGCGCCCTTTTGTCTCTAATTTCAAGCGGAACGACGGCAGCCGTGGCTGACCTACATCTTTTTCAACAGTTATTAAACACGGATACTGCATTTCAGCTATTTCTACCGTATGAGCCATATCCATCTCAACCGTAATCGATTTATCTTTTACTTCGATAACCTTTTTAACATTAGCTATATGAGGTATACCCAAAAACTCAGCTACTTCCGGGCCAACTTGAGCCGTGTCGCCGTCGGTAGTCTGCTTGCCGCAAATAATTATATCCGGGTTGCCTAGAGCTTTTAAGCCTTGAGAGATGGTATATGCTGTAGCCAAAACATCAGCGCCGGCAAATTTACGGTCGGATAAAAGAATACCTTCATCAGCGCCCATCATAAAAGCTTCTTCGATTATTACCGATGCCTGCGGCGGTCCCATGCTGACAACACTTACTTTGGCTCCGTTTTGTTCCTTGATGCGCATGGCTGTTTCTAACGCATACAGATCATAAGGATTCATTTTTGAATCAATACCCTCGCGTTTCAGCACCCCAGTTTCCGGGTCTACTTCAACTTCAGAAGTTCCTGGAACTTGCTTAATGCACACAATAATTTCCAATTACAGCACCCTCCCTTTGAATCATTACTGGCAATTCTACAATTTAATACTAATTTTCAGATATTGTCGGCTTCTAAGCAGCTTAAACCTATACTTATATCATGGACAAATTCTTTGATGTTATGTAGTTCGATATATGGCAAATCCAGGCCAAAAAAAAAAAATCGGCTGCCTGTTCAGACAACCGAATCTATAATTTTAAACAATTTTTTTGCAGCAAGCATAGGATTATCTTTAGCCAATATTGCAGAAACAACAGATATACCATCTATTCCCGTTCTCATGACGGAAGCGGCATTTCCTTCATTTATCCCGCCAATAGCCACAACCGGTATTTTAACCGTTTGTTTAATTTCTTCAATTTCGGTCAAGCTTACCGAGCTTGCATCAGATTTTGTTCCCGTTGGGAACATTGCTCCTACCCCTAAATAGTCAGCGCCACCTTCCTCAGCAGCTAGCGCCTCAGTAATATTTGTTGCTGATACACCAATAACTTTATCCGGCCCTAGCAGCTTTCTGACAACCTCTACCGGCAAATCACTCTGTCCGACATGTAGCCCGTCAGCATCAACAGCAAGAGCAATGTCTAAGCGGTCATTAATTATTAAGGGTATGTTAAAACGCACCGCGATCTCTTTTATCTTCTTGGCTACAAAATAAAAATCCCGCGACGAAGCAGACTTTTCCCGTAGCTGCAGCAAAGTAACGCCGCCACTAATAGCCTGCTCTACACTTTCATAGAAATCCTTATTGCCTACAAGTTCTCTATCAGTAACTAAATAAAGCCGACAATCAAGTTCTAAAGTTTTAAACATAATAACACCACCACTATATATTGTACCACCATCAATGATTCTACAGCAAAAACACTTAGTGGTAAAGATAGCCATATTAGATGGATCATAAAAAAAATTGGAATAACTTTATTGTTATTCCAATAGCGCATTTCTGCAGAAGCACTACAATCTGTTTCGATGAATAATCCATTTCAGATTGTGACTTATACGATTATGGTATACCTTTGACAGTCTTGAGAATAAAGAGGCAATTGAAAAGATTAATACCATGAATATCATGTACGGTATATATAGCGGACTCAGCACTGCAAACAATAAGGTCAGCGCAACCCTTTTAAATCCGCTTGCGGTAAACATTTCGTCCAGTGAACAATGCAATTCACGATCAGCATATTCACTAATACGAGTAGAACTAGAGCGTCGAAACGGTTTTGATAGTGCTAACCCAAATGGCGCCAGAACAAATAAAGCAAAAATATAAAGTAAGTACAGTGGGCTTAATACCGCGAAAAAAGCCGTTGTGAGAACTTTCCTGACAAAAGTCATGTCGTTCCCCCCTCAATGTGAAATACTTCACTCTTTAATTCAATTATATCCCTAACTTTGTGAAAATGCAATACATACTCAAAATGTCTACAAAAATAACCAATTAAAAAACAAAAAAATTCTAAGTCCGTCGTAACTGGCCTTAGAATTAATTGTACTATTACAATCTAGCGTTTTTTTACCATTTGGTATAACAAAGGAGTAAAGGCTGCTAATAGCACAAGCGCTATTGATACATAAAACAGCGGCGAAAAAAGGTGGTTTAACGAGTATCCTAAAAAGTTATATACCACTGCGCCAGGAATAGCACCTAATACGGTTGCAGCGACAAAATCTAAAAACCTAACATTGAACACCCCGGCGGCATAACTGACTATATCCCAATGAAACACCGGAACTAGCCGTGTTACTAATATGCTGCGAAAGCCATACGCCGAAGAATAATTATTCAAATTACTGAGTTTAAGACACCCGCCTGCCATTTTTTCAATCTTTTCCTGGCCAAGCAGCCTTGTTAATCCGAAACATAAACAAGCTCCAAGTGTTGCGCCAACAACTCCGTACAGCGTACCCCATATTGGTCCGAACGCCATAGCTCCGGCTAAAATAAAAACAACAGACGGAAAGAAAAATAACGGGCGAAGGGTGAATAAAACCATATAAAACAACGGTCCCCACCAGCCAAAAGCCAAGACAAGCTTTTGAATGGACTCCGGCGTTAGGCGCTGCAGACCGATGCTGTACACACCGGCTATGGCAGCAGTCAACACTGCTAGATAACAGGCGACCCTAAACACCGCTTTGCGCGAATATATCATTAATCTATCCCCAATCAACATTAGAAAGACTCAGGTATTTACCCAAACTTTATATTTATTCTCGCAAAATACAAATAGTCCTTCTAACTCCTTAGATTTTTTTAAACATCGTCCTATTGGTTTAGATCTGACAGGGATTATTTGCCCCAGGCAAAAAGTTACTAATTAACTTTTTGCCTTGCGGCGTAAGAATCGATTCGGGATGAAACTGAACTCCTTCTATGTTGTACTTCTTATGGCGCAGCCCCATTATATAATCATCATCTGATTTCGCTGTAATCTCAAGACACTCAGGCAAGCTTGCCCGGTCGACAACCAATGAATGATATCGTCCGGCTGTAAAGGGCTGGGGCATTTCTTTATAAATGCCGCTTCCGTTATGGTATATATCTGAAGTCTTGCCGTGAACCGGCTGCGCTGCCCTAATTACTTTTCCGCCAAACACCTCCCCGATTGCCTGGTGACCAAGACAAATCCCCATAATAGGAAGCTTGCCGGCGAAATGAGAAATTACCGTCTTACTCATTCCGGCTGCATCCGGCCTGCCTGGCCCGGGTGAAATGATTATCGCCGAATACCCATATATTTCAATATCCTGCAGAGTAATTTGGTCGTTCCTTACCGTGCGGACTTCATAGCCAAGAGCACTGCAGCACTGATATATGTTATAGACAAAAGAGTCATAATTATCTATCAGCAATATCAATTTCGTCATCTCCTTCCAGAACTTTAAATAGAGCTTGGGCTTTATGTCTAATTTCCTGGTATTCATTTTCCGGTATTGAATCAGCAACAATGCCGGCTCCGGTCCGGATAGACGCTGCAGTGCCGTCAATTACCATCGTCCGAATGGTAATACAAGTATCAATATTGCCTTGAAAATCGAGATAGCCGACTGCGCCGGCATAGGCTCCGCGATACTCCCGTTCAAGGTCGCTGATTAGTTCCATTGCCCGCACCTTAGGCGCCCCGCTTACTGTCCCGGCCGGGAAACACGCCCCTAAAGCGGCTATCGGCGTGTACTTGTAATCAAGTTTGCCGGACACTTTAGAAACCAAGTGCATTACATGCGAGAACTTTTCCACTTGCATAAGCTGATCGACCATAACCGTGCCAGGTTCGCTTACCCGGCCGATATCATTTCGCCCTAAATCAACCAGCATGGCATGTTCGGCCTTTTCCTTTACATCGTTAAGCAGCTGCTCGGCAAGCAGGGAATCCTCTGTCGACGTTCTGCCGCGCGGCCTCGTTCCGGCGATTGGACAAGTCTCTACTCTGCCGTCAGTTACTTTGACCAACATTTCTGGGGAAGTACCGATTATCTGACGACGGCCAAAATTGAAATAAAACATATATGGCGATGGATTAAGCCGCCTCAGCCTGCGATAAATTGAAAATGGTTGGCATTTAATTTCGCGGCTGAACCGCTGTGAGAGCACAACCTGGAAAACATCTCCGGCAGCTATAAACTCCTTAGCCCTTTCTACCATAGCAATATACTTATCCCGGTCGACTTTACTCCCAGCATAGTTATTAGTAGACATACTGTGTTTAACCGCAAAATCACTAACTTCGCTTAGCGGCTTTTGCAGCTTTGAAATTATATCCTTTATTTGGTCAACGGCTTGATGGTAGAGCAGTTCTAAGTCTGACCCTTCTGAAACTTCCGCCAGATAAATAATTTCGATAGTGTTATAAAGATGATCGAAAACAATATTTACGCGGCAAAACATTAATTCAGCTAAAACCATATCGTCCGGCAGTTTGATAAACCGGTTCCGTTCCCATGTAGCTACGGTTTCATAGGCGAAATAGCCGGCCGCGCCGCCGGCGAACGGCGGCAGCTTATCTAACTCAGCTGCTGAGTAATTTTTCATATACTTTTCCAAAGCTGCAAGCGGGTTTCCGGGAACAGTAAGGCTTACACCGGACTGTATAATTTCAGCAGCCTTTGGTCTGCCAGTGAATAATGCAAACGGCTGAGCGCCGATAAATGAATACCGTCCGAAATTCCGGGAGCTTTCAGCGCTTTCCAGCATAAAGCCGCGGTCTTGGCCGACAACCTTATAATAAACCGTAATAGGTGTTTCCATATCGGCAGCAATAATATCGCGAACGGGGATTACATTATACTGCGCTGCTGCCGCTTTAAATTCAGGATAAGATGGCCGTATTTTCATACATACTCCTTATCAAGGGCTTGGCGAATATCAGCAACTAATTGAGCTGCTGCATTAACCCCTTCGTCCATAAGTTTGGTCATTATTGCGCTTCCGACAATAACAGCATCGGCCTGCCGTGCCGCAAGAACGGCAGTTTTAGGATTGCCGATACCGAATCCGATAGCTGCCGGAATTTTGCTATGCTGACGGAAAAGGCTTATAACGGTATTAATCTCCTCATAATCAACATCGCGCACCCCCGTAACACCGGTATTTGAAATACAGTAGAGAAATCCTGACGCCTTATGCGATATGCTTACAATTCTGTCGCTTGTAGTAGTAGGTGCCGCAAAATGTATTAAATCTATGCTATTTTGCTGACAAGCACTCTCGAGTACCGTACATTCCTCAAGCGGCAAATCAGGAACGATTATGCCGTCTATACCTGCATCTGCAAAATTCTTTACAAACTCGTCAACGCCATAATTAAGAATGGTATTGATATACGTCATAACTACGAGCGGGATATCTGATTTGGTACGGATATTCTTTATAAGTTTACGTGTCTTAGACGTTGATGCGCCAGACTTAAGTGCCATGGCAGCGGCTCTTTGGATTATCGGACCATCGGCCATAGGGTCAGAAAATGGTATCCCAATCTCGACTATATCGGCTCCTGCCTGTTGCAATTTTTCCACAGCATCTAAGGTAGTCAGATAATCGGGACAGCCCGCTGTAACATAGGCTATTAGACCTTTGCGGCCTTGCGCTTTTAAATTGGCCAGTGTGGCATTTATTCTTGACATTATAATCCCTCCATTAAACTCGCGGCCATCTGAACATCTTTATCACCACGGCCTGATAAACACACAACAATTACATCATTCTGCGCAGTTCGCAGCATTAATTCTTCAAGATAAGCCAAAGCATGCGAACTCTCAAGCGCCGGAATTATTCCTTCCAGCCGCGCAAGTCTCCGAAAGGCGGCTATTGCTGCCTCATCATCAACCGCCTCGTAAGAAACTATCCCGCTGTCCTTGAAGAAGGCATGCTCCGGACCGACACCCGGATAATCAAGCCCCGCCGACACTGAATAAGCAGGAATAACTTGCCCATCATCATCCTGTAAAAGATAACTAAAAGCACCGTGCAGAACCCCAGGGCGGCCTAGTGTAAGCGAGGCAGCATGCGCATATGTCCCTATCCCCTTTCCCGCTGCTTCGATACCAATCTTAACTACATCATTATCATTACGAAAGGGATAGAACATGCCCATGGCGTTACTGCCGCCACCCACACAGGCTACTACATAATCAGGCAGACGGCCAACGATTTCTTTAGTCTGCAATTTGGTTTCTTCACCAATAATTGCCTGGAAGTCACGAACAATTTGCGGATATGGGTGAGGGCCCACAACCGATCCAATAATATAATGTGTATCGCGTATATTTGTAACCCAGTACCGAATAGCCTCATTTGTAGCATCCTTGAGCGTGCCGCTGCCACTAACAACAGGTACCACCTCGGTTCCCAGCAGTTTCATACGAAAGACGTTAAGCGCCTGACGCTTCATATCTTCCTCACCCATGAACACTCTGCATTCCATGCCAAATAAGGCTGCTACCGTTGCCGTTGCTACGCCATGCTGTCCAGCCCCAGTTTCAGCTACCAGGCGGTTTTTACCCATCTGCCGAGCCAAAAGTGCTTGACCGATTGCATTATTAATTTTATGTGCCCCGGTATGCAGCAGATCTTCGCGTTTTAGATAGATCTTACCGCGTCCATAATATTCAGTAAGTTTTTCGGCAAAATAAAGCCCGGTAGGACGCCCGGCATATTCTTTTAGATAAAACCTTAATTCCTCGCGGAAAGCCGGGGCCTGTTTTAATTTTAGATAGTTTTCTTCAAGCTCGTATAAGGCCGGCATTACTGTCTCGGGTACAAACCGTCCGCCGTATTGCCCAAAGCGGCCATTTTTGTCAGGCATTGCTATTACCTCCGTTACTATTTAATAGTGAGATTTCGCGAGTCTTGGCTGCTACATCGTCCTCGGTGACCAGACCCTCGCCAACGAGAACGCCGCGCACTCCGCTGTTTTTGAGCCGTATGGCATCAGCCTCACTTTTAATCCCGCTTTCACTGATATAGATTTTTGCCGGGTTAAAATACTGTGCCAATGAAAACGTATTTTCTATATTAGTTTTGAAAGTTCTAAGGTCACGATTATTAATACCAATCAGCCGTGCTGACGTTTTATGAACAATCTTTAATTCCTCAAGATTATGGACTTCCACCAAAGCGTCAAGCCCCAATCCACTCGCAATATCGATATATTTTTCAAGCTGATATGACGATAAAATCGCGGCTATTAGCAAGATTGCGTCAGCTCCGGCATGAAGAGCCTGATATATTTGATATTCATCAATAATAAAGTCCTTACGCAGTACCGGCAGGCTGGAAACCTGCTTAACGGCTTTGATATCCCCAAGCTTTCCGCAAAAATGACGATCAGTGTGAACCGAAATAGCGGCTGCGCCGTTAGCAATATATATTTCAGCCAATTCAACAACCGAATAACTTTGAGAAAGCCGGCCTTTAACCGGTGATGAGAGTTTGCATTCGGCTATTAGGTTCCAGTCATGACTAAGACCATTGCTAAAAGCAAACTCGCCCCGCTCTATTTGACAGCGCATAACGGCAAGCGGATTTGTTATTTTCTGACACTCAACCTCGGCTTTTTTTCGTCTTACTATCTTATCAAGCATGGTTTACTCCTTCTGCCGCCCGGGCGGCTTGAATAAACTCTTTAATCTTTAGACCGTCTTTTACGCCGTTTGTTTCTACACCGCCGGAAACATCGACGCCGGCCGGCTGAAGTATCTTGATAGCCGTTCCTACATTGCCGGCTGTTAGCCCACCGGCAACTAATACCGGAACTTTAATCTGCCGCATAGCTGTTTCGGCCCTTTGCCAATCGAAAGACACGCCGCTGCCGCCTGGGCACCCTGGTACAAAGCTATCGCAAAGTACATAGTCAACCGGAAAACTATTAACTCTCTCGGCCAAGAATTGATTATCTATTTGAAAGGCTTTTACTACCGGAACCTTGACTTGCCGGCAATAGTCGGGAGACTCGTTGCCGTGGAACTGCACAAAGTCAAGTCGACATTGACGGGCTATAGCGATAACCTCGCCTAAAGGAGCATTAACAAATACCCCTACTTTGCCGACTCCCTTGATTTCACGGCAGATATTAACTGCCCTTTCA
Protein-coding sequences here:
- a CDS encoding electron transfer flavoprotein subunit alpha gives rise to the protein MARIVVNQSLVTSPEELMKLCPFGAMEWDNEYLTINAACKMCQICVKKGPEGVFTCEIDEEAPAIDKGKWRGIAVYVDHLEGDIHPVTLELVGKAKEMAAKINHPFYCVFMGTNIKDKANLLLNYGIDEVFVYDDPELKHFRIEPYTAVMEDFINKIKPTIVLVGATSIGRSLAPRVAARFRTGLTADCTVLDVDENTDLAQIRPAFGGNIMAHIYTPNNRPQFATVRYKVFSAPEIDCEAKGKVTVCDIAKEKLASGIKVLEVRMKEKVKSIEDAEVIVVAGSAVKKAEDLEMVKQLADKLGGMVGVTRPLIEAGLADPRLQIGLSGRTVKPKLIITCGVAGAIQFVAGMDKSDYIVAINTDENAPIFNVAHYAIVGDMFEIIPKLIQQLDAKANAAATKSVC
- a CDS encoding electron transfer flavoprotein subunit beta/FixA family protein, whose translation is MEIIVCIKQVPGTSEVEVDPETGVLKREGIDSKMNPYDLYALETAMRIKEQNGAKVSVVSMGPPQASVIIEEAFMMGADEGILLSDRKFAGADVLATAYTISQGLKALGNPDIIICGKQTTDGDTAQVGPEVAEFLGIPHIANVKKVIEVKDKSITVEMDMAHTVEIAEMQYPCLITVEKDVGQPRLPSFRLKLETKGRKIPILSLKDFPDKDEKKYGLNGSPTRVLRIFSPEANTDRETWRGSSDELSQKLARKLQELKFV
- a CDS encoding thiamine phosphate synthase codes for the protein MFKTLELDCRLYLVTDRELVGNKDFYESVEQAISGGVTLLQLREKSASSRDFYFVAKKIKEIAVRFNIPLIINDRLDIALAVDADGLHVGQSDLPVEVVRKLLGPDKVIGVSATNITEALAAEEGGADYLGVGAMFPTGTKSDASSVSLTEIEEIKQTVKIPVVAIGGINEGNAASVMRTGIDGISVVSAILAKDNPMLAAKKLFKIIDSVV
- a CDS encoding TVP38/TMEM64 family protein, producing MIYSRKAVFRVACYLAVLTAAIAGVYSIGLQRLTPESIQKLVLAFGWWGPLFYMVLFTLRPLFFFPSVVFILAGAMAFGPIWGTLYGVVGATLGACLCFGLTRLLGQEKIEKMAGGCLKLSNLNNYSSAYGFRSILVTRLVPVFHWDIVSYAAGVFNVRFLDFVAATVLGAIPGAVVYNFLGYSLNHLFSPLFYVSIALVLLAAFTPLLYQMVKKR
- a CDS encoding aminodeoxychorismate/anthranilate synthase component II, whose amino-acid sequence is MILLIDNYDSFVYNIYQCCSALGYEVRTVRNDQITLQDIEIYGYSAIIISPGPGRPDAAGMSKTVISHFAGKLPIMGICLGHQAIGEVFGGKVIRAAQPVHGKTSDIYHNGSGIYKEMPQPFTAGRYHSLVVDRASLPECLEITAKSDDDYIMGLRHKKYNIEGVQFHPESILTPQGKKLISNFLPGANNPCQI
- the trpE gene encoding anthranilate synthase component I, which gives rise to MKIRPSYPEFKAAAAQYNVIPVRDIIAADMETPITVYYKVVGQDRGFMLESAESSRNFGRYSFIGAQPFALFTGRPKAAEIIQSGVSLTVPGNPLAALEKYMKNYSAAELDKLPPFAGGAAGYFAYETVATWERNRFIKLPDDMVLAELMFCRVNIVFDHLYNTIEIIYLAEVSEGSDLELLYHQAVDQIKDIISKLQKPLSEVSDFAVKHSMSTNNYAGSKVDRDKYIAMVERAKEFIAAGDVFQVVLSQRFSREIKCQPFSIYRRLRRLNPSPYMFYFNFGRRQIIGTSPEMLVKVTDGRVETCPIAGTRPRGRTSTEDSLLAEQLLNDVKEKAEHAMLVDLGRNDIGRVSEPGTVMVDQLMQVEKFSHVMHLVSKVSGKLDYKYTPIAALGACFPAGTVSGAPKVRAMELISDLEREYRGAYAGAVGYLDFQGNIDTCITIRTMVIDGTAASIRTGAGIVADSIPENEYQEIRHKAQALFKVLEGDDEIDIADR
- a CDS encoding tryptophan synthase subunit alpha — protein: MSRINATLANLKAQGRKGLIAYVTAGCPDYLTTLDAVEKLQQAGADIVEIGIPFSDPMADGPIIQRAAAMALKSGASTSKTRKLIKNIRTKSDIPLVVMTYINTILNYGVDEFVKNFADAGIDGIIVPDLPLEECTVLESACQQNSIDLIHFAAPTTTSDRIVSISHKASGFLYCISNTGVTGVRDVDYEEINTVISLFRQHSKIPAAIGFGIGNPKTAVLAARQADAVIVGSAIMTKLMDEGVNAAAQLVADIRQALDKEYV
- the trpB gene encoding tryptophan synthase subunit beta — translated: MPDKNGRFGQYGGRFVPETVMPALYELEENYLKLKQAPAFREELRFYLKEYAGRPTGLYFAEKLTEYYGRGKIYLKREDLLHTGAHKINNAIGQALLARQMGKNRLVAETGAGQHGVATATVAALFGMECRVFMGEEDMKRQALNVFRMKLLGTEVVPVVSGSGTLKDATNEAIRYWVTNIRDTHYIIGSVVGPHPYPQIVRDFQAIIGEETKLQTKEIVGRLPDYVVACVGGGSNAMGMFYPFRNDNDVVKIGIEAAGKGIGTYAHAASLTLGRPGVLHGAFSYLLQDDDGQVIPAYSVSAGLDYPGVGPEHAFFKDSGIVSYEAVDDEAAIAAFRRLARLEGIIPALESSHALAYLEELMLRTAQNDVIVVCLSGRGDKDVQMAASLMEGL
- the trpC gene encoding indole-3-glycerol phosphate synthase TrpC, translating into MLDKIVRRKKAEVECQKITNPLAVMRCQIERGEFAFSNGLSHDWNLIAECKLSSPVKGRLSQSYSVVELAEIYIANGAAAISVHTDRHFCGKLGDIKAVKQVSSLPVLRKDFIIDEYQIYQALHAGADAILLIAAILSSYQLEKYIDIASGLGLDALVEVHNLEELKIVHKTSARLIGINNRDLRTFKTNIENTFSLAQYFNPAKIYISESGIKSEADAIRLKNSGVRGVLVGEGLVTEDDVAAKTREISLLNSNGGNSNA
- a CDS encoding phosphoribosylanthranilate isomerase, with the translated sequence MIIKICGITLLETAQQAKEYGADLIGFVFAPSSRQVTVERAVNICREIKGVGKVGVFVNAPLGEVIAIARQCRLDFVQFHGNESPDYCRQVKVPVVKAFQIDNQFLAERVNSFPVDYVLCDSFVPGCPGGSGVSFDWQRAETAMRQIKVPVLVAGGLTAGNVGTAIKILQPAGVDVSGGVETNGVKDGLKIKEFIQAARAAEGVNHA